Proteins encoded by one window of Pseudorca crassidens isolate mPseCra1 chromosome 3, mPseCra1.hap1, whole genome shotgun sequence:
- the SLC30A5 gene encoding proton-coupled zinc antiporter SLC30A5 isoform X1, protein MEEKYGGDVLAGPGGGSGGLGPVDVPSARLTKYIVLLCVTKVLKAVGLFESYDLLKVVHIVQFIFILKLGTAFFMVLFQKPFSSGKSITKRQWIKIFKHAVAGCIISLLWFFGLTLCGPLRTLLLFEHSDIVVISLLSVLFTSSGGGPAKTRGAAFFIIAVICLLLFDNDDLMAKMAEHPEGHHDSALTHMLYTAIAFLGVADHKGGVLLLVLALCCKVGFHTASRKLSIDVGGTKRLQALSHIVSVLLLCPWVIVLSVTTESKVESWFSLIMPFTTVVFFVMILDFYVDSICSVKMEVSKCARYGSFPIFISALLFGNFWTHPITDQLRAINKAAHQESTEHVLSGGVVVSAIFFILSANILSSPSKRGQKGTLIGYSPEGTPLYNFMGDAFQHSSQSIPRFIKESLKQILEENDSRQIFYFLCLNLLFTFVELFYGVLTNSLGLISDGFHMLFDCSALVMGLFAALMSRWKATRIFSYGYGRIEILSGFINGLFLVVIAFFVFMESVARLIDPPELDTHMLTPVSVGGLIVNLIGICAFSHAHNHTHGASQGSCHSSDHSHSHHVHGHSDHGHGHSHGSAGRGMNANMRGVFLHVLADTLGSIGVIVSTILIEQFGWFIADPLCSLFIAILIFLSVVPLIKDACQVLLLRLPPEYEKELHIALEKLQKIEGLISYRDPHFWRHSANIVAGTIHIQVTSDVLEQRIVQQVTGILKDAGVNNLTIQVEKEAYFQHMSGLSTGFHDVLAMTKQMESMKYYKDGTYIM, encoded by the exons ATGGAGGAGAAATACGGCGGGGACGTGCTAGCCGGCcccggcggcggcagcggcggcctCGGGCCGGTGGACGTGCCCAGCGCTCG gttaaCAAAATATATTGTATTACTGTGTGTCACTAAAGTTTTGAAGGCTGTGGGGCTTTTTGAATCATATGACCTCCTGAAAGTAGTTCACAttgttcagtttatttttatattaaaacttgG GACTGcattttttatggttttgtttcaaaagcctttttcttctgggaaaagTATTACCAAACGCCAG tggatcaaaatatttaaacatgcaGTTGCTGGGTGTATCATTTCACTTTTGTGGTTTTTTGGCCTCACTCTTTGTGGACCACTAAG gaCTTTGCTGCTATTCGAGCACAGTGATATTGTTGTCATCTCACTGCTCAGTGTTTTGTTCACTAGTTCTGGAGGAGGACCAGCAAAG ACAAGAGGGGCTGCTTTTTTCATTATTGCTGTGATCTGCCTATTGCTTTTCGACAATGATGATCTCATGGCTAAAATGGCTGAACACC CTGAAGGACATCATGACAGTGCTCTAACTCACATGCTTTACACAGCCATTGCCTTCTTAGGTGTGGCAGATCACAAG GGTGGAGTATTATTGCTAGTACTGGCTTtgtgttgtaaagttggttttcATACAGCTTCCAGAAAACTCTCTATAGATGTTGGTGGAACCAAACGTCTTCAAGCTTTATCCCATATTGTTTCTGTGCTTCTCTTATGCCCATGGGTCATTGTTCTTTCTGTGACAACTGAG agtAAAGTCGAGTCTTGGTTTTCTCTCATTATGCCTTTCACAACGGTTGTTTTTTTTGTCATGATCCTGGATTTCTATGTCGATTCCATTTGTTCAGTCAAAATGGAAGTTTCCAAATGTGCCCGATATGGatcctttcccatttttattaGTGCTCTACTTTTTGGAAATTTTTGGACGCATCCAATAACAGACCAGCTTCGGGCCATAAACAAAGCAGCACACCAGGAGAGCACAGAACACGTCCTTTCTGGAGGAGTGGTAGTGAGCGCTATATTCTTCATTTTGT CTGCCAACATCTTATCATCTCCTTCTAAGAGAGGACAGAAAGGTACCCTAATTGGATATTCTCCTGAAGGAACACCTCTTTATAACTTCATGGGTGATGCTTTTCAGCATAGCTCCCAGTCAATCCCTAGGTTTATTAAGGAATCACTAAAACAAATTCTTGAGGAGAATGACTCTAGACAGATCTTTTACTTCTTGTGCTTGAATCTG CTTTTTACCTTTGTGGAATTATTCTATGGCGTGTTGACCAATAGTCTGGGTCTGATCTCAGATGGATTTCACATGCTCTTTGACTGCTCTGCTTTGGTCATGGGACTTTTTGCAGCCCTGATGAGTAGATGGAAAGCAACTCGGATTTTCTCCTATGG GTATGGCCGAATAGAAATTCTCTCTGGATTTATTAATGGGCTTTTTCTAGTGGTAATAGCTTTTTTCGTGTTTATGGAATCAGTGGCTAGATTAATTGATCCTCCGGAATTAGACACACACATGTTAACA cCAGTCTCAGTTGGAGGGCTGATAGTAAACCTTATTGGTATCTGTGCCTTTAGCCATGCCCATAACCATACCCATGGAGCTTCTCAAGGAAGCTGTCACTCCTCTGATCACAGCCATTCACACCATGTGCATGGACACAGTGACCATGGGCACGGTCACAGCCACGGATCTGCAGGCAGAGGCATGAATGCTAACATGAGGG GTGTATTTCTACATGTTTTGGCAGACACACTTGGCAGTATTGGTGTGATCGTATCCACCATTCTTATAGAGCAGTTTGGATGGTTCATTGCTGATCCCCTCTGTTCTCTTTTTATCGCTATATTAATATTTCTCAGTGTTGTCCCACTGATTAAAGATGCCTGTCAGGTTCTCCTTCTGAGACTGCCaccagaatatgaaaaagaactacATATTGCCTTAGAAAAG CTACAGAAAATTGAAGGATTAATATCATACCGAGACCCACATTTTTGGCGTCATTCTGCCAATATTGTGGCAGGAACAATTCATATACAGGTGACATCTGATGTGCTGGAACAAAGAATAGTACAGCAG GTTACAGGAATACTTAAAGATGCTGGAGTAAACAATTTAACAATTCAAGTGGAAAAAGAAGCATACTTTCAACATATGTCTGGCCTTAGTACTGGATTTCATGATGTTCTGGCTATGACAAAACAAATGGAGTCCATGAAATACTACAAAGATGGTACTTACATCATGTGA
- the SLC30A5 gene encoding proton-coupled zinc antiporter SLC30A5 isoform X2 — MEEKYGGDVLAGPGGGSGGLGPVDVPSARLTKYIVLLCVTKVLKAVGLFESYDLLKVVHIVQFIFILKLGTAFFMVLFQKPFSSGKSITKRQWIKIFKHAVAGCIISLLWFFGLTLCGPLRTLLLFEHSDIVVISLLSVLFTSSGGGPAKTRGAAFFIIAVICLLLFDNDDLMAKMAEHPEGHHDSALTHMLYTAIAFLGVADHKGGVLLLVLALCCKVGFHTASRKLSIDVGGTKRLQALSHIVSVLLLCPWVIVLSVTTESKVESWFSLIMPFTTVVFFVMILDFYVDSICSVKMEVSKCARYGSFPIFISALLFGNFWTHPITDQLRAINKAAHQESTEHVLSGGVVVSAIFFILSANILSSPSKRGQKGTLIGYSPEGTPLYNFMGDAFQHSSQSIPRFIKESLKQILEENDSRQIFYFLCLNLLFTFVELFYGVLTNSLGLISDGFHMLFDCSALVMGLFAALMSRWKATRIFSYGYGRIEILSGFINGLFLVVIAFFVFMESVARLIDPPELDTHMLTLQKIEGLISYRDPHFWRHSANIVAGTIHIQVTSDVLEQRIVQQVTGILKDAGVNNLTIQVEKEAYFQHMSGLSTGFHDVLAMTKQMESMKYYKDGTYIM, encoded by the exons ATGGAGGAGAAATACGGCGGGGACGTGCTAGCCGGCcccggcggcggcagcggcggcctCGGGCCGGTGGACGTGCCCAGCGCTCG gttaaCAAAATATATTGTATTACTGTGTGTCACTAAAGTTTTGAAGGCTGTGGGGCTTTTTGAATCATATGACCTCCTGAAAGTAGTTCACAttgttcagtttatttttatattaaaacttgG GACTGcattttttatggttttgtttcaaaagcctttttcttctgggaaaagTATTACCAAACGCCAG tggatcaaaatatttaaacatgcaGTTGCTGGGTGTATCATTTCACTTTTGTGGTTTTTTGGCCTCACTCTTTGTGGACCACTAAG gaCTTTGCTGCTATTCGAGCACAGTGATATTGTTGTCATCTCACTGCTCAGTGTTTTGTTCACTAGTTCTGGAGGAGGACCAGCAAAG ACAAGAGGGGCTGCTTTTTTCATTATTGCTGTGATCTGCCTATTGCTTTTCGACAATGATGATCTCATGGCTAAAATGGCTGAACACC CTGAAGGACATCATGACAGTGCTCTAACTCACATGCTTTACACAGCCATTGCCTTCTTAGGTGTGGCAGATCACAAG GGTGGAGTATTATTGCTAGTACTGGCTTtgtgttgtaaagttggttttcATACAGCTTCCAGAAAACTCTCTATAGATGTTGGTGGAACCAAACGTCTTCAAGCTTTATCCCATATTGTTTCTGTGCTTCTCTTATGCCCATGGGTCATTGTTCTTTCTGTGACAACTGAG agtAAAGTCGAGTCTTGGTTTTCTCTCATTATGCCTTTCACAACGGTTGTTTTTTTTGTCATGATCCTGGATTTCTATGTCGATTCCATTTGTTCAGTCAAAATGGAAGTTTCCAAATGTGCCCGATATGGatcctttcccatttttattaGTGCTCTACTTTTTGGAAATTTTTGGACGCATCCAATAACAGACCAGCTTCGGGCCATAAACAAAGCAGCACACCAGGAGAGCACAGAACACGTCCTTTCTGGAGGAGTGGTAGTGAGCGCTATATTCTTCATTTTGT CTGCCAACATCTTATCATCTCCTTCTAAGAGAGGACAGAAAGGTACCCTAATTGGATATTCTCCTGAAGGAACACCTCTTTATAACTTCATGGGTGATGCTTTTCAGCATAGCTCCCAGTCAATCCCTAGGTTTATTAAGGAATCACTAAAACAAATTCTTGAGGAGAATGACTCTAGACAGATCTTTTACTTCTTGTGCTTGAATCTG CTTTTTACCTTTGTGGAATTATTCTATGGCGTGTTGACCAATAGTCTGGGTCTGATCTCAGATGGATTTCACATGCTCTTTGACTGCTCTGCTTTGGTCATGGGACTTTTTGCAGCCCTGATGAGTAGATGGAAAGCAACTCGGATTTTCTCCTATGG GTATGGCCGAATAGAAATTCTCTCTGGATTTATTAATGGGCTTTTTCTAGTGGTAATAGCTTTTTTCGTGTTTATGGAATCAGTGGCTAGATTAATTGATCCTCCGGAATTAGACACACACATGTTAACA CTACAGAAAATTGAAGGATTAATATCATACCGAGACCCACATTTTTGGCGTCATTCTGCCAATATTGTGGCAGGAACAATTCATATACAGGTGACATCTGATGTGCTGGAACAAAGAATAGTACAGCAG GTTACAGGAATACTTAAAGATGCTGGAGTAAACAATTTAACAATTCAAGTGGAAAAAGAAGCATACTTTCAACATATGTCTGGCCTTAGTACTGGATTTCATGATGTTCTGGCTATGACAAAACAAATGGAGTCCATGAAATACTACAAAGATGGTACTTACATCATGTGA